The sequence CATGGTTTCCTGTGTGTCTACTGCTTATTGAATGTACATTTTGGATGTGATATCCTTTTGAAAATAGATTTTGCCAAGGTATTTttcatttggatttcttttaaagTGCTGCTATCTTATTGCCAACAAAGTGTTGTGTGTAGTTGTTTACATGATGGGAATCTATCTttggcatatgtgtgtgtgtgtattttgtctgcatcttctgcattggcaggcggattctttaccactgagccacctgggaagccacacacacacacacacacacacacacacacccctatacacacacacacacacacacacccctaaacacacacatatatgcacacacacatgtatacacacacccctatacacacatatgtatacacacacatacacacacatgcctatacacacacacccctatacacacatatgtacacacacacacacatacacacatatgcacacgcacacacctgtacacacacacacatatctacacacacacacatacacacacacatatacacacacacccctatatacacacacacacacccctatacacacacacacacacacacccctttacacacacatatgtatacacacacacacacccctatacacacatatgtatacacacacacacaccctatacacacatatgtgtacacacacacacacccctatacacacacatacacacacacacccctatacacacatgtatacacacacacacacacacacccacccctatacacacacatatatctacacacacacaatgaagagGTAATCCTTTAGTAAGACTTAAGTGTGTCCGGCAATGTTACAAGCATGTTGCAACAATTTATTTAATCTTAATAGCCCTAAGACTTAAATATTACTATtctaattttacagataagaaaataggCATTAAATAATTTGCTTGAATCATGCAACTGGCCTCAAAGTTAGTGATCTGTTACCAATCTTGCAGAAAAAGGCTTCAGCTCTTCAGCCACTGTGTATGATGGTCACTGTGGGCTTGTCACTTGTGTTAAAGTGCATTCCTATCTTGTCTAATTATTGAATTcttatcatgaaaggatgttgaattttttcaaatctaACCACTTCTGTCTAGTTTAATATTGGATATTATATGGATATAAGATAGAAGTTTTCCTTCCACCTGGAAACTGATTCAGACCCCTaattttttcagatagaaaccatgAAAGTTATAAGCATACTCaccagttcattcagtccttttgttaaTCTTGGTGAAGCCATCCGGCTTCTCATTAGAATACCAGGACATATCTAAATTTTAGGAATTCTAtgtaatttctaggatatctatattagtaacatttGCCATACAGTATAACCTGAGATTTATCACTCATTTGACAACACTTCCCATGTAATTACACATACCAAATGAACCTaatcaggggccctctgaagcaccccaaagttagctaaaAGTCAAAAGTGCTTCATTAGAATTTGATTTAAGAAGATTTGTCAATAAATGTCAAAGGGGCTTAGAACACTCAGTTAGATAGGGTCGAAGGTCATTgtgaatcttattttatttggaaatgaatcttattttatttggaaatgacctatctATTCAATAAACTTTCAACTCTTGgtttagcacaaccctagaaATTCAAGTTGCCCAAATgtggagagactattttagacagGCATTCCTAAAGCATAACAGACATTCCCAAAGCAAAATTATTCTTAACAGAGTTTATTTAAAATCTctcttatttacattttctttccttagaaGTTTCTTCACTCCAGTTACTTTCCTTGCTGAAAAACTTGTAACAGATGTGTTATATTAAACCTATGCATAATGCTTAATATTAATGACTCTTAGACACGTCTATATTCGTTagatcaacaaacaaacattaatactaggtatttaatacttaatatttcccagttcacaagaacctgaaattcatttaggttaatttcttttggcaggttgattctttgccactgagccacctgggaagcctttcatTGTCTTAAAATTATACTAAATAATGTCACTTCTAGAAAGGCACGGTTTCCAAGCAATGACTTAAAAACTTGCAGAATTATAAATTAGAAGCAAACACATTTAACATATTCCAAAATTTAGAGACCTTAGATGGTTAACTGATTGTTTTCCTCAATGAGAGTTTACAGAGGGGTTAAGATAACATAAAGGTACTGTCTCCAGAAGAGCATAATTTTAGTAAGTATGTGCACACCTCAGCATGGGTGGGTATAGGGGTAAAACCAACAATGCAAGTGCTGCTATTAAGCAACTGGATTAAGACAAATAAGCCTTGAGAAATATATCAATTTCCAAAGAGTCTGCTATGGTCCCTTGTAAATGAACAACTAGACTGTTGACTTTActcatataaaaatttattttttcatttcaaaaattagCAACTTGAATTTTGAACTTGTTTACTTATTATGATATTTCAGCACCAAACTCTAGCCAGCCTCCTCGAAAACACTTCTTGTTGTAGTTAGGGGAAGTTGTACCCCAGGGGAGGAAATCTCAATGAATCTTCTTTGGGAAGCAGTTTCCTGTAGTCCTTCTCTCTAAGAAATTGAAGAAGTTTctcattttcatcatttattGAGCATGCACATGAAGGGCTTAGTTGCTAAGACCTCTGTGTGCATTCTGTCTCTAATTCTGATAACTGTTCTCTGAGGTGGGCACTAGGATCTGAAATTCACAAATGAGATAACTGAGCTCCTGTTGTTCATGTAACTTCCCTTCGGGGCTCTTTCTACAGCTCCGAATTTAAACAAGTGTGTTGAAAGGAACCGATTTGGGGAGGTTTGCTTCCTCATAactcttcctttccctccttcatGGCACTTTCTGccccttcttttttcttcagtattCTATTCGCAGTGGCCCTGGTTAATATGAGGCAGGGAGGTCACAGCTTTTCCAACCACTGTTTTCGCATTTCTTTATGATTCCCGTTTGGTCTTCGCTATGTTCAGTCCCTTCCTTCAGTCCCAGGCAGTTTCTTCAGAACCCCTGCTCCGGCCTCTATTGGCAGCTGTCGACTTGAAAAATATTCACAGCCTGAAAGCTGAGTTATGTCCTATTtgatgggaatttttaggacttcaagcccgggaggcagcatctcaagtaaccctgagagaaccgCTCCAAAGAGGCAGGCGGGGAGGGGAAGCCACGTTACGCAGAAGTTTTGCAGCGAAGGGCAGGTAGTCTGCATGCCAGAAGATGGTTGTTAATTAAAGGAGAGCCAGATGCCTCAAGTCAAGGCATTTAGCGCTTTTCCACGTGTGAGAAGAGgcgagtctgggctcactgaaaccaTCCCTTCGGTGCGCCCCTCCCTCTCTGGGCCACCAGCCTGTGCTCTCCCGGCCTGAGCACCCTCGGGCCTCACCAGCTCGCCATCAGCGGCGGCTCAGCCTCCGTGACACCCTTGGTTTACTGCCGTGGCAGGAAGCACTCTGCCCCTCACAGCCCGCCGGCCGCAGAGCTCCGTACAGAGCGCTTTCCCGGTGCTGGGCTGCTGCTCGCTTTATAGTCGGCGTCCCAGGGCCACAAGCCGCTTCCCAAGCTGGCCCTCGGTGATGGCATCGGGCCCGCTTGCTCCTGCCCGTGACCAGCTCCCCACTTGGCTCCGGTTTCTAGAACTAGGACCTCGCCTAGGTGGCTGTGAGCTTCCTCTTTCTCGCAGACCTCCCTGCCCAACCTGGGAATCAGGGACACCACCCCAGTCCCGCACCGTCCCGTTGGGTGCTGGGGCCTCCTTAGGGGTCGTGTTTGGgatcctcccttcctccctctctctttgcTCTAATCTTCCCATCACCGATGTCAGGACATTTATTCATTTAGGGTGACAATTTGCCTTCTAAACAGGGACACTTCTGAGAGCAAAAGAAGGTGAAAGTAAGGCCCCACAGGGAGAAGAGGCAGGCCCGTGACCTCGCTAGACCCAGAGCCTGAGTTCTGCACACAGCTCGACCGGTCCCCGCgtgatgttgggaaagctggCTGACATTTCTACGCCATTTTtcggttgtttagtcactcagtcatgcctgactttttgcaaccccgtggactgtagccctccaggctcctccatccatggggattctccaggtgagaacactggggtgggttgccatttcctcctccaggggatattctgcccgacccagggatagaacccacacctcAAGCCCCCTTCTATGCCATCCTTTTCTATAAAATTGGGTTAACGGTAACCTAGAAGACCCAGGTATTGTGAAAAAGAAAGGAGTGAATCCATGTGAAGCACTGAAAACAGTGTCTGCTACCTAGTTATCATTAAATGCATTTAAACTACAATTGGCAttcatttttacatctatgtgTGTGAACTAATTAACCATTCTAAGCCTGCGTGAACTGAGTGTGATAATGAACACGACCGCCCTCCCCACTACAGACACTGAAGCTGCTCGGCAGCATTTTGAGGGGCCTCCGAAGAGCTCTAGTCCTTTCTGTCTcaacacagaaagaattcagtgagagcaAAGTGACAgataagtgatttattagaatagggcATGTATGAGGTTTAAAGCAGGTGAGTGACAGGGAGCTGCACCCTGAGAACTTTAATGGGCTACAATTTTACCACCAAGGGACAAATGGGGAGGGGAAAAGagcctctttcttcctccttcttgagTCGATGTCACACTTCCATCATCGGCTCCCCCTCCAGGCTGGGCcagggagttttcttgtccctatgTGGTCAGGCTACGACAGTCATGGCACTGTGGAGAAATTATTTCAGGTCTTGGTATAATGAGCCTCTGTCACTTTGAAACGCCACCTTTctataaattattgtttttttctgtgtGCAGAGAGCTTGTCCTCAGGATCCTAACTTACCGAGCTcgctgggcaggatgtgggtctcaggCCACCACTGTTTTACTGTTTGAGGGCACGTCTTAGGCTTCTGTTTCACGCTTTTGTTGccaagcaagcctgcttggttctgtggttaagcaaacctactttcttgagtaatcattacCTTACGGGTCTcccttattttttctatttgcaaTCCCCTCGGGGAGTTAAGTATTGAATCACCTACCCCATCAACACTACTCCTATAATCTGATTTTGcctcttgttcagtcactgtcatgtccaactctgagatcccatggactgcagcatgccaggcttccctgtccttcactatctcccagagtttgctcaaattcatgcccgctgagtcggtgatgtctCTTCTTACTATGCAAACAACTGTCCTACCGCCAGTCCTCAAACCTTCCCACCCATCTGCCCATGTTTCTGCTGGTGTTTCTGGTTCTAATAATGTATTAAGCAACATCTCACAGCTGGAAGACAGTTAGGACCAGTGTCCTAATCAACACTTACCCTTCAGGAAAGCACAGTGAAATCCAAGGGGCCACAGACCCAGATGTGGTTTGCACACTCTGCAGGCCACCaacaaaatattggcaaaatATTGACTCCTCTAAAGTGTGGTGTAAGGCAAAGTCTTGCATCAAGCCTGAGCTAAAAGAGGCTGCTGTTTTCCGGGAAGGGTACCATAAGCCATCTTTACTGAGTGTCTCCTGCTTGTAATGAGATGCgcttgagagaaaataatttgacCCAGGTCTGAAGCCTCCAAGGTAAATACTATAGATGCCCTCTCGTTGTGTCCATGTGCTTGTTCTctgcgtctgtgtctctattactGTTTTGCAAAGCGATAGCTAGTGAGAACCTACTTAGCCcagggaactcagtgctctgtggtgaaggaaatccaaaaagcggggacatatgtatacaaatagctgattctctgtgctgtgcctagaacctaacacagcattgtaagcaactatcctccaacaaaagttaataaaaaaagaGATTCCCTCTCCACAGGAAGTCCACTTTTTTTTATTGTCTGTCAAAGTTGCCACCCAGTGGGGTGCTCAGAAtgtcttcagggtcttttgttcGGTTGCTAAACATTTAACTGTGAGGATGCCTTCCCCTTAGAGTGTGACTGTTACTGTGATGCCATAGTAAAAAAGTGCTGCACATAATTATGCAGctatttctttgggaaaatgtatgCATGGACACACAAACATATAGACACACatgctttgtgtgtgtttgtgatcagttgtgtccacctctttgcgactccatggaatgcaacccaccaggttcctctgtccatgcgagttttcaagcaagaatactggagtgggttttcattccctcctccaggggcatcttcctgacccagggatcaagcccacgtctcctgaacctcctgcatcggcaggcggattctttaccactgtgccacgtgggaagccacACTGCATATGTTTCAGCAAGTCAAATATTCTATCTAAAGTATATACTTATTTTCCAATGGAGATTTTTTAATGCAATGTTTTTTGAATGAatttaatgaaatgttttaatGCAATGGACTTTTCAATgttaatatgaaattaaaattatgtccattttacagttgTGAAAACTGAGATTCCCACTATGGGGTCATACAACTAGTAAGCAGTCAAATTTGGATTTGCACCTGGCTTCCCCATGGTACTTAAACTCTATCCATTGTGCTTTATTCCATATATTGCTACATAAAAGCAATGACTTTAAAAGTGTTGAACATTAAAGTGGATATCTCAAGTAGAATCTGAACTCACTTAGGAGCTATTTAAGTTTGAGAAAGTTATGTAAGCtgtctatgcctcagttttctcatttttaaaatggggataatagtgtTGCAACATGAAGCTGTTGACGGGATTAAATACGTTAATAAGGTCACAGAAGCTAGAAGAGCTTGGCAGAGAGCGGTGAACATTCAATAAATGCCACCTGTTATTATTCTAGAATGTGACTAATGTTAGCCTCCTCCCATGAGAGATCACTGCTCAGTGAGAGCGTTTCATATGTGGATGTCCTGGACTGAAGAAAGGCAGGACCACATAATATACGCACGCGCATGAAAGAGAGTAAGGACAGTCTGCAGCGCTCCAGAGTGGGGCGCTGCACCCAGGCCTAGTATAACGGTCTGACGATGCCTACTACCTCAACATCAAATGGGATAAACAAGGCGAAACCTCTGCCCCGTTGGTGGAGAGTTGCTTTGATTTCTAGACAAAATGGAACCCTTTGGttgaactgaaaacagaaagcCGTTATTAGTTAGcaataaaagggaaaacagaaacaCTTTGGGTTTCTTTTCTCTGACAGCCACCAAGACCCCAGATGGCCTCCCAAGAAGTTGATCGGACAGAGCCGGGGGCAGCCTGCGCTGGCGATGCCCCAGGAAGCCAGGGGGGCGCCGCGGGGGAGGACAGCTCTGCCTACCGGCCCCTCGGCAGGTCACAGAACCACCCGGAGGTGCTGCAGGTTCTCGGGGTGAGTCAGCCTCAGGTAACACATTTCTGTAAGGTGGAAGGCGACAACTATCGCACGGGGAACCTCGGTTATGTCTCTGTGGGGATTTCTGAGCTACTCATCGCTGGATCGACAATGTGCTTTAAGGGAAGACGGGGGCATCCTTTAAACCTGAGGAGTGGAAACGCAGAGGCATAATCTCACAGTGGGAGACATCCTATCACTGCTGGAGAATGGAGGTCACCGTACTGTGGCCCCAAGGCAGGCGGGGAGGCTAGTTTCACAGTCTGTCGCCTCCTTCACGCTGTGGTTTGCCGGGGGGCTCTGTGAGGATGCACACGGTGGGCTGGGCAGAGAGGGCGATGAAGTGTTGCCATCGGATCAGTGGGCATCGCAGGAACAGAAGCCTTCCAGAACAGACCTCGCCCAGTTAATCTGGCTTCAGTTTTGGACCATTTCAAGCTCTGATATCTCctttttgaggaaaattaaagtgATCTCTTCTccagataccatatgatatcacttacgtgtgggatctaaaacatgacacaaatgagcttatttaagAGACAGCAGCAGACACAGACAGATTTGTGACTGACAGAGGGGCGGGAGCTGgggagggatgaactgggagctgggatgagcagatgcaaactattatgctAATACATATGTAGGAGGGGTAAACAGGGTCCTACAGCAGAGCACGGGGTCTGTGTTCAATATCCTGCAGTAAACCATGAtgggaaagaggaaataaaataaacaaggcgATCTCTGCCCAGTGTGGGCCAGCACGTGACCATTGAcgctttctctttttccctcctttcGCAGGCTGTCCAGATCCTGAATGCAGCAGTAATTCTGGCTCTGGGTGGCATCActcattccttaaaaaactcTTTCCCACCCTCCGGTTACTTCTCTTTCTCGATCGTTTACACAGGTTATTCCATATGGGGGGCTATATTTGTGAGTATTCAAATTCCACTGACTGCATATCATTTCTTAGCTACCACTACTAGAAATGTACTTTGACAGCTTTTCCCTCAGATTTTAGGAGTGGCTTGGTAAATGTGAGATTTTTGAGGCAAAGAATAGATCGGAGTTTTGAGAAAGCCATGAACGTGTAGAGAATTTCATTGATCAAAATTAGATTCATAGAAATAATAGTAGATCAAAATGCTAATTTAAACATTAGGAGATATGTCCATATAGACATTTAGATGTATAAAAGTTTTTTTGGAACACCTAGTCCAATAAATCAAACACATTATCTGAAGCTTGGGTAAGAATATGAGAATGATATtaaatatacatgcatgtgtaaataaatattatttacatttaatgtaaacaCAAGCATAAAGATAATTATATTACATTGAATATGTGTATTGTTGTATGTAAAACCAGGCATACCCATATAACCTGTAAAAGGCCagatacaaaacaaaatgaaagtctTACACATTTATGCAAAATTTAAACTCATTTAAAATTGTACTTGTATAAATAATGAGCAAAATCAAGTGTAATTTTGTGTTCTAGAATGTGAATTTGAGAAGTTTTGTACAACTGCTGCTAGTTATCTGATAATTAAGACTTCAtgttcctttctctgcttcaCTTCCTATTTTCACACAGTTTCTTGTTTCGGGAATTTTAGCTGTCTTTGCtgggaaaaaacccacaaaaacactGGTAAGTGGCCGTTCGGcctctttctctgtgctcacaGGGGCAGGAACAAGTCATCCGTTAGCAGTGGGAGAGCAGAGGCTGGGGAACCCGGCCGAGACCCTGAGTCTTGGGGTGGAGCCTCTTGGGTTACCTAGGCTACCATTGGGTGTGTGAACCCCTCTCAGTGGCTGCTTGTGTAGATAACTGTGGCCGCAGGAATCAGCGTGAGCTGCCTGTGTGAAGCAACGATTTCTTCTCTTGCAGCTGGAGAGCAGCTTTGGGATGCACATTGCCAGCGCCACCATGGCTGTAGTCGGGACTGTTTTTTTGTCCATGAATTTATTTGCTAACAAGCCATTACTCAAGGGCTGTCAGTCTTCCGAGCCACCTGACTTGTGCATTTACATGGAAGCCTCTTCAACcgtatgtcttttaaaattatgtataattatGAAGAATTTCAACAATCCAAAGTATAGAGGAGCTAACTAATGTATCAGGCACCATGCTGCCTGGATGTGAATCTTGGTTCTGCCGCTTAGTAGCTTTGACTTGAAGGAGCAAATAAGATAACCTCTTTGTGTTTCAATTTTACCGTCACTGAAATGAGGATAGTAATAGATTAAATTATTACATGTATTATATGTAAAGATTATATGAATTAATATTTGATGAGCAATTAACACAATGCATACTGTATTAGATTATTATTAcatactgctgctactgctggtgggctttccaggtggtacctgcggtaaagaacccaccagtcaattcaggagatgtgagatgcaggtttgacccctgggtcgggaagcccctgggggagggcatggcaactcactccagccttcttgcctagagaatcccatgaacagaggagcctggcgggctaccgttcatagggttgcaaagattcagacaggactgaagcgacttagcatgtgtgcacacaGTGCTACTGACACTGTTACATTCCCCAGAgagattacatttttaaagttttatttcacaGTTTTCCTAATGGAACTAACTTGGGAGATTTAcaattttctctgtggtctggaattttcaaatagTGACTCACTGAAGCTTTGAACGGCTTTACTTTTGAATTTATTTGAATGTggtattttaaaagggaaatttttTCAATAGCCTTTCCAAAGtatttttttggtttgtgtttaCGTGTTCTCCCTCTTCTACAGTCAagtgagaaattaatattttcctccaaatttttacTTTCCCATGATTTGTGAACTGTTTTTCACTGAC comes from Cervus elaphus chromosome 1, mCerEla1.1, whole genome shotgun sequence and encodes:
- the LOC122703485 gene encoding membrane-spanning 4-domains subfamily A member 3-like → MASQEVDRTEPGAACAGDAPGSQGGAAGEDSSAYRPLGRSQNHPEVLQVLGAVQILNAAVILALGGITHSLKNSFPPSGYFSFSIVYTGYSIWGAIFFLVSGILAVFAGKKPTKTLLESSFGMHIASATMAVVGTVFLSMNLFANKPLLKGCQSSEPPDLCIYMEASSTGLVSLMLVLALLELCIACSVAVLWLKANCCHLRKAISSFPDPEESRMPPNESKEIQS